In Quercus lobata isolate SW786 chromosome 12, ValleyOak3.0 Primary Assembly, whole genome shotgun sequence, a genomic segment contains:
- the LOC115972474 gene encoding uncharacterized protein LOC115972474, protein MREGLRSGKQLVNQGKDKVSPRKIVENEVKVKVSPRKTAENEMKETGSGSGLDGEGEENPHLVSGDVETERESVVVEIEESKVVLVKEECVEDGEVGEREGVGLVKNGRKRRRAIGGDESKLGGVMKKKVKEEEDSDCKVQIGVRVLRSRSVGKIQGDEEGDKGEAEGGFVGKGGQSDGCEKEKVKVEKEESDQPVVGVRKRKLKKKRGRPPMVKKDEVDLRVGRIRTNLKRKRGRPPKAENEEGDQAVRRLRKKLKRGRGRPPKLEESNESMKAEPRKEGRVGGSKKGEKGLKLRHRWKRNASTDSSRLEKRIIEKELNARRFSPSKKNTRGKDLENEDKASLEPKSDMVNASSTRKTIREGGKAKQDDGISTEKQLVREKITKLLFSAGWTVEYRPRNTKEYLDAVYISPDGKTHWSVTLAYRVLKERYEAGNGESKTYKAGFIFTPIPDEEFSMLKRIVSKTRVDKNKRKKKHKGGNKTGVVEKKRHKEKQNSVLSPGSKSIKGKGKSLLCEQDYSDGTSQDVMQVSVRDHKRRKTQNKKRCALLVRNTMEGVDSDVNGYIPYNGKRSVLSWMIDLGTVPLNGKVQYMNQRRKSVKFEGRITRDGIHCDCCSDIIPISKFEDHAGSKLCQPFQNIFLETGNSLLQCLLDSWNKQKESEREGFHFINVDGEDPNDDTCGICGDGGDLICCDGCPSTFHQSCLDIKKFPSGDWHCVYCSCKFCGMVGGNMRQRDDADDVAISALLTCRLCEEKFHQPCIQVKDAINVDYNSPSFCGKKCQELFDRLKMLLGVKHELEEGFSWTLIQRSDVGSDISPSEIHSEVEWNSKLAVSFFIMDECFLPVVDHRSGVNLIQKIIYNCGSNFTRLNYSGFFTAILERGDEIISAASIRIHGNQLAEMPFIGTRHMYRRQGMCRRLLSAIESALCSLNVEKLVIPAISERKDMWTSIFGFKPLELSSKKNMRNMNMLVFPGIDMLQKPLSKCEFAEDNTNSAQGLMSTELVPAHNSDVRCSAGFDLNVSSEACAPHASDTNDEPAVLESALQLPDGSLNDTSDITTDTIDLPKCVTDMHCQAQLCVIQNNLEESKTVVKQLDSVCDANVPNGEVREYQIAASGSIIPTSDEKTVELDSQSDCNCISEVESKTFMVSIGSESTDCGKGFVSASGEDTENVDCEMKIEESTVEQRVNSGGEDSICHSDGLKVSGENVVSHDLDATSQMSIDARDTKHHGSQQLQVMGCVLELDERMLDTQEGNNSHAAAQDVSGSQITSNISSDVALPTYPSVNQKEQNVVNGFPVDCSVSPSCQGNGLDSNGADVTATVEGSCQFSCEASINPTMKRNFPACMSNGVCMSTEVTVGSCEVNVDGIHEEKEASNVAQTISDSTDQDAILDRPEVNNKSLKQFESGSQFDHIGVTCMSTEVKVGSCEVNVDGIHEEKEASNVAQTISDSTDQDVILDRPEVNNKSLNQFESGSQFDHIGVTQCNSKSSEQSESDLQNDHASVTHCSSESMCNLNNASDVALHCASSGGNSRGTPEVFVLSNQAS, encoded by the exons ATGAGGGAGGGTTTAAGATCTGGGAAGCAATTGGTGAATCAGGGGAAAGATAAGGTTTCTCCTAGGAAAATTGTTGAGAATGAAGTGAAAGTTAAGGTTTCTCCTAGGAAAACTGCTGAGAATGAAATGAAGGAGACGGGTTCGGGTTCTGGTTTGGATGGTGAGGGTGAGGAAAACCCGCATTTGGTTTCTGGAGATGTGGAGACTGAGAGGGAGTCAGTGGTGGTGGAAATTGAGGAAAGTAAAGTTGTGTTGGTGAAGGAAGAGTGTGTTGAGGATGGTGAGGTGGGTGAGAGGGAAGGTGTTGGGTTGGTTAAGAATGGGAGGAAACGGAGGAGGGCCATTGGTGGTGATGAGAGTAAACTTGGTGGTGTTATGAAGAAGAAagtgaaggaagaagaggattCGGATTGTAAAGTGCAGATTGGTGTTCGGGTTTTGAGGTCGAGGTCTGTGGGGAAAATTCAAGGTGATGAGGAAGGTGATAAGGGTGAGGCTGAAGGTGGTTTTGTTGGGAAAGGTGGACAGAGTGACGGGTGTGAGAAGGAAAAGGTTAAGGTGGAAAAGGAAGAGAGTGATCAACCGGTTGTTGGGGTGAGGAAGAGGAAGTTGAAAAAGAAGCGTGGGAGACCCCCCATGGTGAAAAAAGATGAGGTTGATTTAAGGGTTGGTAGGATAAGGACGAATTTGAAACGTAAGCGTGGAAGACCACCAAAGGCAGAAAATGAAGAGGGTGATCAAGCGGTTCGTAGGTTGAGAAAGAAGTTGAAACGTGGGCGTGGGAGACCCCCAAAGTTGGAGGAAAGCAATGAGAGTATGAAGGCTGAGCCTCGTAAGGAAGGAAGGGTGGGTGGGTCAAAGAAAGGTGAGAAGGGTTTAAAGCTGAGACACAGGTGGAAGAGGAATGCATCTACTGATAGCTCACGCTTGGAAAAGAGAATTATTGAGAAAGAATTGAATGCTAGGAGGTTTTCACCTTCCAAGAAGAATACACGTGGGAAAGATTTAGAGAATGAGGACAAGGCCTCATTAGAGCCAAAATCAGACATGGTGAATGCATCTAGTACCAGGAAAACTATAAGAGAAGGAGGGAAAGCTAAACAAGATGATGGTATATCTACGGAAAAGCAGTTAgtaagagagaaaataacaaaactaCTTTTTAGTGCAGGCTGGACAGTTGAATATAGGCCCAGGAATACCAAAGAATACCTTGATGCGGTTTATATTAGTCCAGATGGGAAGACTCACTGGTCAGTTACCTTGGCTTACAGAGTGCTTAAAGAGCGTTATGAAGCTGGTAATGGTGAATCTAAGACTTATAAGGCTGGTTTCATATTTACTCCTATACCAGATGAGGAATTCAGCATGCTAAAAAGGATAGTTTCTAAAACAAGGGTggacaaaaacaaaaggaagaagaagcaCAAGGGTGGAAATAAGACTGGAGTTGTTGAAAAGAAAAGGcacaaggaaaaacaaaattctgtCCTGAGTCCAGGGAGTAAGTCAATCAAGGGGAAAGGGAAATCTTTGCTTTGTGAGCAGGATTACTCAGATGGTACATCACAAGACGTAATGCAGGTATCAGTCAGGGACCATAAGCGGCGAAAAACGCAAAATAAAAAGCGATGTGCTTTGTTGGTTCGCAACACTATGGAGGGGGTGGATTCGGATGTTAATGGTTATATACCATATAATGGGAAACGTTCCGTGTTGTCCTGGATGATTGATTTGGGGACAGTACCACTGAATGGGAAGGTGCAGTACATGAATCAGAGAAGGAAAAGTGTAAAGTTTGAGGGTAGGATTACAAGAGATGGCATTCATTGTGACTGCTGTAGTGACATCATCCCAATTTCAAAGTTTGAAGATCATGCTGGAAGCAAACTCTGTCAGccatttcaaaatatatttcttGAGACAGGAAATTCCCTTTTGCAATGCCTGCTAGACTCATGGAATAAACAAAAGGAATCTGAACGTGAAGGGTTCCATTTCATAAATGTTGATGGTGAAGACCCAAATGATGATACGTGTGGTATCTGTGGAGATGGTGGGGACTTAATCTGTTGTGATGGTTGCCCATCAACATTCCATCAAAGCTGCTTAGATATTAAA AAGTTTCCTTCAGGTGATTGGCACTGTGTATATTGTTCGTGCAAATTTTGTGGGATGGTTGGTGGGAATATGCGTCAAAGGGATGATGCTGATGATGTGGCCATATCCGCACTACTTACCTGTCGATTGTGTGAGGAAAAAT TCCACCAACCCTGCATTCAGGTGAAGGATGCTATAAATGTTGATTACAATAGTCCATCCTTCTGTGGGAAGAAATGTCAAGag TTATTTGATAGACTAAAGATGCTTCTTGGGGTCAAACATGAGCTGGAAGAAGGATTTTCATGGACTCTTATCCAACGGTCAGATGTTGGGTCAGATATTTCTCCTAGTGAAATTCATTCAGAGGTTGAATGGAATTCTAAGCTAGctgtttcttttttcataatggATGAGTGCTTCTTACCTGTTGTTGACCATAGAAGTGGAGTCAATCTGATCCAGAAAATTATCTACAATTGTGG GTCAAACTTCACTCGTCTGAATTACAGTGGTTTTTTCACTGCAATACTAGAGAGGGGTGACGAGATCATCTCTGCAGCATCCATTAG GATCCATGGAAACCAATTAGCAGAGATGCCATTCATTGGTACCCGCCATATGTATAGGCGTCAAGGGATGTGCCGTCGGCTTCTAAGTGCCATTGAATCT GCTCTCTGCTCTCTGAATGTTGAGAAACTGGTCATACCTGCTATCTCCGAACGTAAAGATATGTGGActtcaatttttggttttaagcCCCTTGAATTATCAAGCAAGAAGAATATGAGGAACATGAATATGCTGGTGTTCCCTGGTATAGATATGTTGCAAAAACCACTATCGAAGTGTGAGTTTGCTGAAGACAATACAAATTCTGCACAAG GTTTGATGTCCACTGAGCTTGTGCCAGCACATAATTCTGATGTGAGATGTTCTGCTGGGTTTGATTTGAATGTTTCTAGTGAGGCTTGTGCACCTCATGCGAGTGATACAAATGATGAACCTGCTGTACTTGAATCTGCTTTGCAGCTTCCTGATGGCTCCCTGAATGATACATCTGACATAACAACTGATACTATTGATTTACCCAAATGTGTTACTGATATGCATTGTCAAGCTCAATTGTGTGTGATCCAAAATAATCTGGAGGAGAGCAAAACTGTTGTGAAACAGCTGGATTCAGTTTGTGATGCTAATGTACCAAATGGGGAGGTTAGGGAATATCAGATTGCTGCTTCTGGTTCCATCATTCCTACTTCTGATGAGAAGACAGTGGAATTGGACTCCCAGTCAGACTGTAACTGTATTTCTGAGGTGGAAAGCAAAACATTCATGGTATCTATTGGGTCTGAATCTACTGATTGTGGCAAAGGATTTGTCAGTGCTTCTGGGGAGGATACTGAAAATGTTGATTGTGAGATGAAAATAGAAGAGAGCACTGTTGAACAGAGAGTCAATTCTGGTGGTGAGGATTCTATATGCCACTCTGATGGATTGAAAGTGTCCGGTGAGAATGTTGTTTCCCACGATCTGGATGCTACAAGTCAGATGTCTATTGATGCAAGGGACACTAAGCATCATGGTTCTCAACAGTTGCAGGTCATGGGATGTGTTCTTGAGTTGGATGAAAGGATGCTTGACACTCAAGAAGGAAACAATAGCCATGCTGCTGCTCAGGATGTGTCTGGTTCTCAGATTACTAGCAATATCTCAAGTGATGTAGCTCTCCCAACTTACCCCTCAGTCaaccaaaaagaacaaaatgttGTGAATGGTTTTCCTGTCGACTGCAGCGTTAGTCCTTCCTGCCAGGGCAATGGGCTGGATTCTAATGGGGCAGATGTCACTGCTACAGTTGAGGGTAGTTGTCAATTTTCATGTGAAGCTTCTATAAATCCCACCATGAAACGTAATTTCCCAGCTTGCATGAGTAATGGAGTTTGCATGTCCACAGAGGTCACAGTTGGTTCGTGTGAGGTTAATGTGGATGGCATCCATGAAGAGAAGGAAGCATCAAATGTGGCTCAGACTATTTCTGATTCTACTGATCAGGATGCAATTCTTGATAGACCTGAGGTGAATAACAAATCTTTAAAGCAATTTGAATCCGGTTCACAGTTTGATCACATAGGAGTAACATGCATGTCCACAGAGGTCAAAGTTGGTTCGTGTGAGGTTAATGTGGATGGCATCCATGAAGAGAAAGAAGCATCAAATGTGGCTCAGACTATTTCTGATTCTACTGATCAGGATGTAATTCTTGATAGGCCTGAGGTGAATAACAAATCTTTAAACCAATTTGAGTCCGGTTCACAGTTTGATCACATAGGAGTAACACAGTGCAATTCAAAATCTTCTGAGCAATCCGAGTCTGATTTGCAGAATGATCATGCAAGTGTCACACATTGCAGTTCTGAATCTATGTGCAACTTAAACAATGCTTCTGATGTGGCTCTTCACTGTGCCTCTAGTGGGGGTAATTCACGTGGAACCCCTGAGGTATTTGTTCTATCAAACCAGGCTAGTTGA
- the LOC115972078 gene encoding transcription repressor OFP12-like codes for MPMNSTPGKNLNLCFTKIKWPLAPQSSSSPRDDHDHHNHTFPSTSSSTLIKNFNSLYDTTTFDSTSKSISHSSSSLSTTTTTNTNTSSSSEPDYAAAFASQRFFFSSPGLSNSIIQPTININADSKSPSPQQPHNNNNCTLVNNSVAVPTYSPDPYNDFRRSMQEMVEARELEDERVDVKSDWEFLHELLLCYLALNPKNTHKFIVGAFADLIVSLMSQQPINECEFSQR; via the coding sequence ATGCCAATGAATAGCACACCAGGAAAAAACCTCAACCTTTGCTTCACAAAGATCAAATGGCCTCTTGCACCTCAATCATCATCCTCTCCCCGAGATGATCATGACCATCACAACCACACGTTCCCCTCCACCTCATCATCAACCCTCATCAAAAACTTCAACTCCCTCTATGACACAACCACCTTTGACTCCACCTCCAAGTCCATCAGCCACTCCTCCTCCTCtctctccaccaccaccaccaccaacaccaacacctcCTCTTCCTCAGAACCCGACTACGCTGCCGCCTTTGCCTCCCAacgcttcttcttctcctccccTGGCCTCTCCAACTCCATCATCCaacccaccattaatatcaaTGCTGACTCAAAATCTCCATCCCCTCAACAACcccataataacaataattgtACACTGGTCAACAACAGTGTGGCGGTCCCGACATACTCACCAGACCCTTACAATGACTTCCGTCGGTCCATGCAGGAAATGGTGGAGGCGCGTGAATTAGAAGATGAGCGCGTGGACGTGAAATCCGACTGGGAATTCTTGCATGAGCTTCTTTTGTGCTATCTAGCACTCAACCCTAAGAACACCCACAAGTTCATTGTGGGAGCTTTTGCGGATTTGATTGTTAGCCTCATGTCACAGCAGCCCATCAATGAGTGTGAATTTTCACAACGGTAA